The following DNA comes from Erythrolamprus reginae isolate rEryReg1 chromosome 8, rEryReg1.hap1, whole genome shotgun sequence.
GGACATTTGGATGGGCCACCACCTGGAAATCCTAGAAGTGGGCCGCTGCCCAAACTGACATGGCTCCGTTCGAATCGGTCTTTATTTACCCTGCTTTTCTTACCCAGGTCCGATGCACCTTGACCGGCCATGAGCTGCCTTGTCGGTTGCCTGAACTCCAAGCGTTTACAGCCGGGAAAAAATACCTGCGTATGAGCAAGACCTCCGAGGTTTTGGATTACAGCGAGTATGAGCCGCACATCGTGCCCAGCACCAAAAACCCGTACGTTGGTTTTGCTGACAGTGTCCCAGAGGGGCTAAGGGCTGAGTTTGTGTCGTTGAGTTTGAGTAACCGGGGTTAGTTCAGATTGAAGTTTCTTCAATAGGCCGtgcttcattttctttcctttctttctttctttctttctttctttctttctttctttctttctttatctttcctttctttctttctttccttcttttttttctttctttcttctttattttttctttctcttcctctttctttcttttctctttttctttctttctctctcttttctccacgctccctcctttcttcctcttctccctccctttctttctctctctcctacctcctttttctttctttctcttttctttctcttcctttccttctcttctcttttctttctctcttctttctctctctccttttcttttcttttcctagaAACATACGGTAGAAAcataagattgacggcagaaaaagacctcctggtccatctagtctgcccttatactatgttcctgtattttatcttactgtggatctatgtttatcccaggcatgtttaaattcagttcctgtggatttaccaatcatgtctgctggaagtttgttctaatcatctactactctttcagtcaaataatattttcttatgttgcttctgatcttacccccaactgacctcagattgtgcccccttgttcctgggttcactttcctattaaaaacacttctctcctgaatcttatttaacccttttaacatatttaaatgttttgatcatgtccccccccccccttcccttctgtcctccagattatacagatggagttcatgaagtctttcctgagaagttttatgcttaagaccttccaccattcttgtagcccatctttggaccccttcaatttgatcaattttttcttttctttctcttcccggccactttttatttatttatatattggatttgtatgccacccctctccgcagactcggggcggctaacaacaatggtaaaaaacaacatgtaacaatccaatttaataaaacaactaaaaaccctaattgtaaaaaccaaacataaacacaaacataccatgcataacttgtaatggccatggggaaggaatatcttaactcccccatgcctggtgacaaaggtgggtcttgagtagtttgtgaaagacaaggagggtgggggccgttctaatctctggggagagttgattccagagggccggggccgccacagagaaggctcttcccctggggcccgccaaacgacattgtttggtcgacgggacccggagaaggccaactctgtgggacctaatcggccgttgggatttgtgcggtagaaggcggttccggatgtattctggcccaatgccatgaaggtcgttaccaacactttgaattgtgactttgTTTTCCTTGTTCCTAGAAATCAGCTATTTTGCAAACTCACCCTGCGTCATCTCAACAAAGTCCCAGAGCACGTCCTTCGTCATGTCCAAGGACGACGTTATCAGAAAGCGCTTCAACGATGTGAGTTGCCACCCGAGTGGTTTTCCTTCTCCTCTGTCTTTTCTTACAACGGTTCCTTCgttccctcttcttcctcaacCTACCCAGGAGGTGGACAGCTCACGtgctagaatttatttatttatttatttaattaattaatttatttaattgattgattgattgattgattgaatttatatgccgcccctctccgaagactcgtgtctCGGTGTTGTTTCTAAAGGTTGGTGGGGGAGAAAAACCTCCCTCCGAGGGGAGAGAAGCAGGCGAAGGGGCGCCAGGTATATTACGGGATAGACTGCCCCAGCCGAAGAGGTTCTACTTAGTCTGGAAGGTTTGAAAAGGAAGAACCGAAATCGTTCTTGACTGGCATCCTTGTCTTTCTCCTCTTTTACAGATGAAAAATGTCAAAAAGAGGGGCTAGAATACGTCCCCGCTTGCCTCTTGCACAAACGCCGACGGCCCCGGCAAGAAACGGACAACGGCTTTTGCGAAAGGAGGGGGAAGCCGAGGGGGGCATTTTGGGAACCTCCGGCCAGTGATGAAGGGGGCAATGAAACCGACGACAGCCTGAGTGATTTATACCCAGGTGAGTGAGCTagaacagtggttttcaaccagtgtgccgcggcacactagtgtgccgtgagacatggtccggtgtgccgcgaagctcggagagagagagaaagaaagagagaaagaaagcagagagaaagagcgtgagagagaaagagaacaagagagagagagaaagagggagggaaggagagagagaaagacatagagggaggtacggagggagagaaagagcaaaaaagaggaaggaagagaaagaaagagggatggagagagaaagaagggagagagaaatagagcgaaaggaagagagagagagaatttttttgtccaaactttttttagcccccaccctccccccgctcaatgtgcctcagggtttcgtaaatgaaaaaaatgtgccgcggctcaaaaaaggttgaaaatcattgagCTAGAAGACCAAAAGGCCAGATCTGTAGGCGAGCTAAGGCTTAGTTAGTCCTGGGTTTGCCCTTTTCCTCTGCCCAC
Coding sequences within:
- the SURF2 gene encoding surfeit locus protein 2; protein product: MPPSWMEVEGVKRDGTSGSRRCDFRWGSMADPPGEQGGEREGEGEMGPSPLPAEVERFLQRHPSLRVLPPGKKVRCTLTGHELPCRLPELQAFTAGKKYLRMSKTSEVLDYSEYEPHIVPSTKNPNQLFCKLTLRHLNKVPEHVLRHVQGRRYQKALQRYEKCQKEGLEYVPACLLHKRRRPRQETDNGFCERRGKPRGAFWEPPASDEGGNETDDSLSDLYPAELFPKQSATGKEAPNEFMSDSDEEPARPIVENGSRVEMMEVDSQTATKRRKKQVGPHKKKFKKWNRKSKKLRKSH